One window of Pithys albifrons albifrons isolate INPA30051 chromosome 18, PitAlb_v1, whole genome shotgun sequence genomic DNA carries:
- the GDAP1L1 gene encoding ganglioside-induced differentiation-associated protein 1-like 1, which translates to MATPNNVTPTNCSWWPISALENNAGKSTEGEENQDPTDPALKSQDRLVLYHWTQSFSSQKVRLVIAEKGLPCEERDVSMPLMEHKEPWFMRLNLGEEVPVIIHRDNIISDYNQIIDYMEKNFTGENVTQLIPEPGSLLHSRVLQYRELLDSLPMDAYTHGCILHPELTTDSMIPKYATTEIRRHLANASTDLMKLDHEEEPQLSEPYLSKQKKLMAKILEHDNVNYLKKILGELGMVLDQIEAELEKRKLEYQGQKCELWLCGCVFTLADVLLGATLHRLKFLGLSKKYWEDGSRPNLQSFFERIQKRFAFRKVLGDIHTTLLSAVVPNAFRLVKRKPPSFLGASFLMGSLGGMGYFAYWYLKKKYI; encoded by the exons ATGGCGACTCCCAATAACGTTACTCCCACCAACTGCAGCTGGTGGCCCATCTCGGCGCTGGAGAACAACGCGGGGAAATCCACGGAGGGGGAGGAAAATCAGGACCCGACGGACCCCGCTCTCAAATCCCAGGACAGATTGGTTTTGTACCACTGGACCCAGTCCTTCAGCTCACAAAAG GTGCGGCTGGTGATCGCAGAGAAGGGGCTGCCCTGCGAGGAGCGGGATGTCAGCATGCCCCTGATGGAGCACAAGGAGCCCTGGTTCATGCGGCTCAACCTGGGGGAGGAGGTGCCCGTCATCATCCACAGGGACAACATCATCAGTGACTACAACCAGATCATCGACTACATGGAGAAGAACTTCACGGGAG AAAACGTCACCCAGCTGATCCCCGAGCCGGGCAGCCTGCTGCACTCCCGGGTGCTGCAGTATCGGGAGCTGCTGGACTCGCTGCCCATGGATGCCTACACTCACGGCTGCATCCTGCACCCTGAGCTCACCACTGACTCCATGATCCCAAAGTACGCCACCACTGAGATCCGCA GACATTTAGCAAATGCCAGCACGGATCTGATGAAGTTGGATCATGAAGAGGAGCCACAGCTATCCGAACCCTACCTCTCCAAGCAGAAGAAGCTCATG GCCAAGATCCTGGAGCACGACAATGTGAACTACTTGAAGAAGATTCTTGGAGAACTGGGGATGGTGCTAGACCAGATTGAGGCcgagctggagaagaggaaactggaGTACCAAG GGCAGAAGTGTGAACTTTGGCTCTGTGGATGTGTCTTTACTTTGGCTGATGTCTTGCTAGGAGCCACTCTACACCGCCTCAAGTTTCTGGGACTCTCTAAGAAATACTGGGAAGATGGCAGCAGACCTAACCTACAGTCCTTCTTTGAGAGGATACAGAAACGCTTTGCCTTCAGGAAAGTTTTGGGAGACATACACACCACGCTCCTCTCTGCAGTGGTACCCAATGCCTTCAGGCTGGTCAAGCGGAAACCTCCCTCCTTCCTTGGAGCCTCCTTCCTGATGGGATCTCTGGGGGGAATGGGATATTTTGCTTATTGgtacttaaagaaaaaatacatctaG
- the OSER1 gene encoding oxidative stress-responsive serine-rich protein 1 has product MMKSEAKDGEEESLQTAFKKLRVDSAGSTTSLSVGEGTSPRALIRTVADENKPKTVCASKETWHGSMKKPPRGVVRTQRRRRSKSPILHPPKFIHCSTKSHSTCSQAVQRSQTDAQDDSSGFGMPVPKEACAQEQCSAAPDGGQEGAEVESLGVSVTHLMPENGQENSPAASSPVPKASLKTTELSDFQSMSKLNMSKPCACADKACQCKLWQDMEVYKFSGLQNTLPLAPDRTVSEDHSQPLPSRTPSSSPRSCSEQARAFVDDVTIEDLSGYMEYYLYIPKKMSHMAEMMYT; this is encoded by the exons ATGATGAAATCAGAAGCCAaggatggagaagaggaaagcCTGCAGACAGCATTCAAAAAGCTGAGAGTTGACTCAGCTGG ATCCACCACTTCTCTCTCTGTGGGTGAAGGGACAAGTCCCAGAGCACTAATTAGAACAGTGGCAGATGAAAACAAACCTAAGACTGTGTGTGCCTCTAAGGAAACCTGGCATGG GTCTATGAAGAAGCCTCCGAGAGGAGTTGTGAGAACTCAGCGTCGCAGACGTTCCAAGTCTCCGATTCTTCACCCTCCAAAGTTCATCCACTGCAGCACAAAGTCACATTCCACGTGCAGCCAGGCAGTGCAGAGGAGCCAGACTGATGCCCAGGACGACAGCAGTGGGTTTGGGATGCCAGTCCCAAAGGAGGCCTGTGCACAGGAACagtgcagtgctgctcctgaCGGCGGccaggagggagctgaggttgaGTCTTTGGGAGTTTCTGTTACACATTTGATGCCGGAGAACGGACAGGAGAACTCTCCAGCTGCATCTTCTCCAGTACCCAAGGCAAGCCTAAAGACTACGGAGCTTTCTGACTTCCAGTCCATGTCCAAGCTGAACATGAGTAAACCCTGTGCATGTGCAGATAAAGCCTGTCAGTGTAAACTGTGGCAAGATATGGAAGTGTACAAATTCTCTGGCTTGCAGAACACCCTCCCACTGGCACCTGATAGAACAGTTTCTGAGGATCACTCCCAGCCTTTGCCATCAAGAACTCCCTCAAGTTCTCCACGCTCTTGCTCTGAGCAAGCCAGGGCCTTTGTGGATGATGTGACAATTGAAGATCTTTCGGGATACATGGAGTATTACTTGTATATTCCAAAGAAAATGTCTCACATGGCAGAAATGATGTACACCTGA
- the LOC139680396 gene encoding oxidative stress-responsive serine-rich protein 1-like, with product MELEPKDEEEESLQTAFKKLRVDAAGCIAALSVGDGTILRTTTRAAMDGAKQQTVCSKEAWHGCVRKPSRGSARVPRRRRSKSPVLHPPKFTYCNMKANNQLKHQPQADTSKGVIGSEVFVTAEHGTKDRQDSPLEASDDRTEPLEGFTAQEPLEKLRENCPALPSSFETSLHSSQPSDFQSLSMLSNDKQCPCTDKKCQCKQWRTMEVYSFSGLRSVLSECEKAVLGVHAHSLQNRSPCGTASSSSPRSCSEQARAFVDDVTIEDLSGYMEYYLYIPKKMSHMAEMMYT from the exons ATGGAGTTGGAACCtaaagatgaagaggaagagagtCTACAAACGGCATTCAAAAAGCTGAGAGTGGATGCAGCAGG ATGTATTGCAGCTCTGTCCGTGGGCGACGGGACGATTCTCAGAACAACAACAAGAGCAGCCATGGATGGAGCCAAGCAACAGACTGTCTGTTCCAAGGAAGCATGGCATGG GTGTGTGAGGAAGCCCTCCCGAGGATCCGCCAGAGTCCCGCGTCGCCGCCGCTCCAAATCTCCGGTCCTGCATCCTCCCAAGTTCACCTATTGCAACATGAAAGCCAACAACCAGCTGAAACACCAACCCCAGGCAGACACATCGAAAGGTGTCATCGGCTCAGAGGTTTTTGTCACAGCAGAACACGGTACGAAGGACAGGCAGGATTCTCCCCTTGAGGCCAGTGACGACAGAACTGAACCGCTGGAAGGTTTCACCGCCCAAGAGCCTTTGGAGAAGTTGAGAGAGaattgccctgctctgccctcatcCTTTGAAACCAGCTTGCATTCTAGCCAACCCTCAGATTTCCAGTCCTTATCCATGCTTAGCAACGACAAGCAGTGCCCTTGTACGGACAAGAAGTGCCAGTGCAAGCAGTGGAGAACCATGGAAGTGTATTCCTTTTCCGGCCTGCGGAGCGTCCTGTCGGAGTGCGagaaggcagtgctgggagtcCATGCCCACTCTCTCCAGAACAGATCCCCTTGTGGGACAGCCTCATCAAGCTCTCCCAGGTCTTGTTCTGAGCAAGCTCGAGCCTTTGTGGATGACGTGACAATTGAAGATCTTTCAGGATACATGGAATACTACTTATATATTCCCAAGAAAATGTCTCACATGGCAGAGATGATGTATACTTGA